Below is a window of Penaeus monodon isolate SGIC_2016 chromosome 13, NSTDA_Pmon_1, whole genome shotgun sequence DNA.
TGGAAAGTCCAATCTTATaagatataaacaacaataataatagagtgCTGTGGTGTTACGTACGAGGTTGCGGTTGAGcattattttgaaagaaaaatagagagagaaaaaaaagaaaattggagtGATGGCAAGAAGTAATGGGTACCACAGCACAGACACATAATTCTTCTCTGCTTTACTTTACATTCCACGTTTTCAGGCTCTGTATTGGTCATTTTGTTTGCAGAGGAATGATGAAAGAATGATGTCTGACAAGttgaaatacaaaacacaaacacgcatgaaCGTATACagaagcaaataaacacacatagagaTTGCAAGGGAAAAATAAAGCTGCATTCAAAGCTCGTTGTAATGTTGCCTCGGAAGAGAATTCGAGAGTAAGGAATAAAAGAATGCGAAAATAAACTATactcatgttttccttttctttaaccaAATCGAAGATGAActtgggtggtggtgatgacaggCTAAATGCAGCGTGTCCAAACATCTTTGCATTCCAGATGAAAATGGTATTACTAAACTGTCAGCAACcagataattatcataaccaaCCTGTCAGTCgccaaaaattatcataaataggCTGTCAACTGTCAGCAAACCTCACCAACCTTTGCACCTTTACctcggtaagagagagagagagaaagagagagagagagagagagaaagaaagaaagaagagagagagagagagagagagagagaaagaaagagagacgggaaaagaACGATACAGTAAGAGAGCCAGAAGTCGGGCAACCAAACGAAATGTGGACGGATGTCGCAAAAGAATGCAAGTTGGAGTTGAAAAGACATTTTCTGTGTTCCAGAGAACCGAAATTCCTCTAAGGCACTTATTGTACTACATACACATCGAGAGGGAAAGGTTTGTTTTCACACAATCAGTGAAGCTTAATTATCCGCATGATCTTACGTAAAGCAAAACAAGAATATTTAGTGCACCGAAGAGATTGAACATTGTTTAGGGCCGATGCTGGAATTTCATCTATGACGTTCTAAATTAACCTTTAAGAATGACATGAAATGaacgtcaatttttttttaagaaaaaaagcaagaaagaaaaaaaatcgtaaaaataaaaaataaaaatcttcagTGTCTCCTCGTCCGTTAATGAGATAAatactgaaagtgattaacataAAAGTGTGAGAGATGAAACTGACTCGATGCCAAttaactgaaacacacacacacacacatacacgcttatatatatatatatatatatatatatatatatatatatatatatatatatatatatatatatatatatatatcgacgcaCAGACAACAGCAAATACAGAGTTCATGGTGCTAAACTGATAAAATTGCAGCTAGAATGCTTTATTCACGAAACAGTAAATAAATGTGTACTTTATCATTAAACATCTGGAATGCAGTAAACTTTTATGGAGAACATATGCCTATTTTGTTTCACTGACGCAATCTCTCCTGAGTTCTGCCAACTGAAGAGGCACTGATCTGAACGAAGGAAATATACTTGCTGAGTGAAAATAGAAGGAGCTGTACAAGTTCCAGAGAGAAGAACTGTTATTTGGTGTTATAATTCTTTCATAGCGATGAGCTTTTAGCATGCCTTTTATTCTTGATGTGTAATCTTTTATTTGATGCTTTGTGAACATTCAAAACTATTTTATAGACATATTGAGTTATATATCTATTAGGAATTAATCCATATATGATGAGGAAAAGATGTCCCTTCGAAATTCCAACGgattaattgttttttcatataCGAAGGAAGCATTTCGTGCAATATACTGATAATACCAAATGAATGCATAgcgtttattgcaaaaataaatatacttaaatCTATACAGGTGGGGTCCACTTCGGAGTTCTCATATCATACATTAGTTAAGTTCAAGAGTGAAAAACCAATGCAAGGTCGCCGAAGCCTCCTAGAATTCAAGAGCAAGCTTCGCGCTTAGAAAGGAGCGCCGTAGGAGTTGGAGGGGGCGGCGGGCGCGCCATAGCCGTTGCCGTTGCTTCCGTTGCCGTTGCCGTTGCTTCCGTTCCTGCCGTTACCGTTGCTTCCGTTGCCGTTGGAGCCATAGCCGTTGCTTCCGTTCCTGCCGTTGCCGTTGCTTCCGTTGCCATTGGAAGTGTATCTATTAGCTCCGTTCCTTCCGTTTCCGTTGGCTCCGTTGCCGTTGGGTCCATATCCGTTTCCATTTCCGTTGAGGATGCCGTTGGTGGCGGCAGCATAAGCATAACCGGCGTTGGGAACGACTCCGATGAGTTCGTTGACGGAGTAGAAGTTCTCAGCCTGAGAacagtccacgttgaaccaccagtcacataccaggtactgctggttgaagatggTACCGTTGGGGCACAGGAACGAGTCCTGTTGGCGCCTGAGGGCGCGGTCCTGGCAGATATGGAACACCTGGCAGCCGGCTTCAGGCGCAGTGTCGGCGTAATAACCTTGCACCGCCTGGGCATCGCACGAGAAGCCGGTGTCGGGCACAGAAGCCAAGATGGGGTAGTCCTCGCCGGGGACGCCGCCCCCAGGAATGTTCTCGGCCAAAGCGGCAATCTCAGGGTCTACTCCGTAGGCGCCATTGGGCGTGCCATAGGTGTTGCTGGGGGGAGCATAGCCGTTGCGAGGGGCAGGGGCTCCGAAACCGTTTCCGTTTCCGTTGAATCCGTTGGTGGGTGCCGAATACCCGTTGCCATTACCGTTACCATTTCCGTTTCCGTTGAATCCGTTGGTGGGGGCCGAATACCCGTTTCCATTACCGTTACCATTTCCGTTTCCGTTGAATCCGTTGGTGGGTGCTACATAACCGTTGCCATTTCCGTTGAAGCCGTTAAGTTTGTCTGCTGCGACGAGGCCGACGATTGCTGAAAGAAGggaaatcaatcaataaaaagtaataataataaccagagaATGGATGCATAAGAAGATGAAAAAGCAATATGAGGATGAGCATGGTGAACCAGATATTCAGTCTTACTGAATAGTATCAGTGACTTCATCTCTGTGGTAAGGGAAGGAATTTCTGTGAAATACGAGATGAAAAAAGCAAGATGAGCTATATATACCGGCGGACGGACTTGGCTCCGCCCACCGCCCTTGGATCAGGAAGGAATCATGAAGTGCATGAACaagatgggggcgggggggggggtgaggactgaaggaggggggggagaaatagagtgagagaggagaaaagtgagacagagtgagacacatacatgtatatgtatatatttacatatatatataaatgcatgtgtgtaaatatatacatatatgcatgtatacatacatatatgaatatatatatatgtgtgtgtatatatattatatatatatatatatatatatatatatatatatatatatatatatatatatatatatatatgtatgtgtgtgtgcgtgtgtgtgtgtgtgtgtgtgtgtgtgtgtgtatgtgcgtgcgtgtgtgtgtgtgtgtgtgtgtgtgtgtatgtatgtatatgcacacacacacgtgccataATGACAACAAAGGTGTTGCTCGTTCTGATATGAAATACTGAGGGTGCAATACTATTCCTAAACTTCAGATCATTGCATCCTTTATCCCAATGCATTCGGGTAATGCATTATGACAGTTTGTATTATGATATGAATGTTAATTCAAGTCAACAGCGTTAAACTTGACATGTGGCAGAAGGGATTTGCCGGACGAGATTGGCTGGGACAGTCTTTGTACCTTAGATATTTACTGTACCCTGTAAGCATCTATGCCAAAAGAATAAGCGCTctaattgattgattttttaaaattacaattcaAACTCAATGTGCCAGAGACGAAGGCAAAAGTTGGGCAGTCTCAGAGAGAGAGGCTTTTTCGAGGACGCTCCTTCAATTTgccaaagatattattattatatatatatttttttcgcctGGGATCTCTCGCCCTTCCACGCGTCAGAACTGCGATTCATATTTATGCAGGCCGCCCTTTTTCACGTATTTTAGGGCCACCCTGTTTCACATGCTATTTCAAGTGCAtcattttttctcctattttaggGATGCTCTATTTCAAAAACGCTCTTTCAGAAGCGCCCTATCTCATGTCTACTACATGGCATCCAATTAAACATGCTGTTTCAAGCTTCTTGGGCCCAAATGTTTCTTAATGTACAAAGGGTCGTCCTTATCTCCTCACGCTTGTCATCCGGTATCCTTTGTCTAGCCTTTCGTGTCCACTTGCAAACCCTCCCTGGCACCTTTCGAGGATGGCCTGGCCCAGGAGTACTCAAACCCTTTGCTTCAGGAGTGCTGCTTATGAGCCATTTCAGGGGCGCCCCATTTCGCATACCTTTCGAAGGGCGCCCTATTCCAAGTGCCATTTCAGGGCAGGGCTGTCCTTTTTCATACTATTCCAGAAGCACCTTATTCCACATGCTATTTCAGGGCGCCCTTCCTTTACGTAAGTTACAGAAATCTACTGTTCAAAGTCCCTCTTCCGAAGGATCGAAAAACGTTTTTCTTTCCGTCTGAAACCACAAACTGTTGAAGATCCTCCTGGAAGTCCAGCGGCTTgatagggagatggaaagagagggggggcgggaggtgtagagagagaagggggtagaaggacagaaagagagagagagagacagaagtagagagagagagagaaagagaatggcgcGCCACCAATTATTCCCCTGTTTCTTGTATTCCGCATGTCGCGCGAATACAAGAAAcaagtgtatgtatttgtatgtgtgcgtacacacacacaaaattagataataaaagagagggagggaaaagagaaaaagaacgaaatatgtagaacgagagagaatatatatatatatatatatatatatatatatatatatatatatatacaaacaggttTACAAATGatttcataaacatatatgcatattaatattattcacatCTGTTTTGTTTATCCACACATGCAAgctctctttgtctatttctctctcaattcacacatatattttgtatttgcttatatgtgtgtgtagcacacacacacaaacacacaggcacatatatatgtacattatacatacatacatagctcaCAGCTCACAGCGAGAGATTTTAGCAAACTTCAATATTTTCATAGATAATGATTGGATCTTATATACCGTTTTAAATCACAAAGGAGGGACCACACTTCATATACTTTAGTGATAATACCAAATGAATGCATagcatttattgcaaaaataaatatttacattaaaatcTAAAGAAGTGGGATCCACTTGGGAGTTCgcgtattatatatcaattaaattCATGTGTACGTAACAGAATTTAGGAAAAGGTGGTTTTGGAAAAGAGCGCGAGACTGAAAAACCAATGCAAGGTCGCCGAAGCCTCTTGGAATTCAAGAGCAAGCTTTGCGCTTAGAAAGGAGCGCCGTAGGAGTTGGAGGGGGCGGCGGGCGCGCCATAGCCGTTGCCGTTGCTGGCTCCGTTGCCGTTGCTTCCGTTGCCGTTGGAGCCATAGCCGTTGCTTCCGTTCCTGCCGTTGCCGTTGCCATTGCTTCCGTTACCGTTGGAGCCATAGCCGTTGCTTCCCTTCCTGCCGTTGCCGTTGCCGTTTGATCCGTAGCCGTTTCCGTTTCCGTTGAGGATGCCGTTGGTGGCGGCAGCGTAGCCATAGCCAGCGCTAGGAACGACTCCGATGAGTTCGTTGACGGAGTAGAAGCTCTCAGCTTGAGAacagtccacgttgaaccaccagtcacataccaggtactgctggttgaagatggTACCGTTGGGGCACAGGAACGAGTCCTGTTGGCGCCTGAGGGCGCGGTCCTGGCAGATATGGAACACCTGGCAGCCGGCTTCAGGCGCAGTGTCGGCGTAATAACCTTGCACCGCCTGGGCGTCGCACGAGAAGCCGGTGTCGGGCACGGAAGCCAAGATGGGGTAGTCCTCGCCGGGGACGCCGCCCCCGGGAATGTTCTCGGCCAAAGCGGCAATCTCAGGGTCTACTCCGTAAGCGCCGTTGGGCGGACCATAGGTGTTGCTGGGGGGAGCATAGCCGTTGCGAGGGGCAGGGGCTCCGAAACCGTTTCCGTTTCCGTTGAATCCGTTGGTGGGGGCCGAATAACCGTTGGCATTACCGTTACCGTTTCCGTTTCCGTTGAATCCGTTGGTGGGGGCCGAATACCCGTTGCCATTACCGTTACCATTTCCGTTTCCGTTGAATCCGTTGGTGGGTGCTACATAACCGTTGCCATTTCCGTTGAAGCCGTTAAGTTTGTCTGCCGCGACGAGGCCGACGATTGCTGAAAGAAGGGAAATCAAtattgaaaaaagtaataacgaaAGAATACaaatagagaatgaaagaatgataagaaaaatgacgaGCAATATGAGGAGGAGCATGATGAACCAGATATTTAATCTTACTTAATAAAATCAGTGATTTCATCGTAAGAGAAGGAATTTCTGTGAAATACGAGATGAAAAAAGCAAGACGAGCTATATATACCGGCGGAAGGACTTGGCTCCGCCCACCGCCCTTGGATCAGGAAGGAATCATGAAGTGCATGGACaagatgggggcggggggggggggatgaggactgaaggagggggggagaaagagagtgagagaggagaaaagtgagacagagtgagacacacacacacatgtatatgtatatatttacatatatatatgcatgtgtgtaaatatatacatatatgcatgtatacatacatatatgaatatatatgtgtatatatatagataaatatatatatatatatatatatatatatatatatatatatatatatatatgtatgtgtgtgtgtgcgtgtgtgtgtgtgtgtgtgtgtgtgtgtgtgtgtgtgtgtgtgtgtgtgtgtgtgtatgtgcttgtgtgtgtgtgtatgtgcgtgtgtgtgtgtgtgtgtttgtgtgtatgtatgtatatgcacacacacgtgccaTAATGACAACAAAGGTGTTGCTCGTTCTGATATGAAATACTGAGGGTGCAATACTATTCCTAAACTTCAGATCATTGCATCCTTTATCCCAATGCATTCGGGTAATGCATTATGACAGTTTGTATTATGATATGAATGTTAATTCAAGTCAACAGCGTTAAACTTGACATGTGGCAGAAGGGATTTGCCGGACGAGATTGGCTGGGACAGTCTTTGTACCTTAGATATTTACTGTACCCTGTAAGCATCTATGCCAAAAGAATAAGCGctctaattgattttttttttattacaattcaaACTCAATTTGCCAGAGACAAAGGCAAAAGTTGGGCAGTCtcagagagagagttttttttcgaGGACGCTCCTTCAATttgccaaagattttttttttttttttcgcataccGGCCTGGGATCTCTCGCCCTTCCACGCGTCAGAACTGCGATTCATATTTATGCAGGCCGCCCTTTTTCACGTATTTTAGGGCCACCCTGTTTCGCATGCTATTTCAAGTGCAtcattttttctcctattttaggGATGCTCTATTTCAAAAACGCTCTTTCAGAAGCGCCCTATCTCATGTCTACTACATGGCATCCAATTAGACATGTTGTTTCAAGCTTCTTGGACCCAAGTGTTTCTTAATGTACAAAAATGGTCGTCCTTATCTCCTCACGCTTGTCATCCGGTATCCTTTGTCTAGCCTTTCGTGTCCACTTGCAAACCCTCCCTGGCACCTTTCGAGGATGGCCTGGCCCAGGAGTAAAACCCTTTGCTTCAGGAGTACTGCTTATGAGCCATTTCAGGGGCGCCCCATTTCGCATACCTTTCGAAGGGCGCCCTATTCCAAGTGCCATTTCAGGGCTGTCCTTTTTCATACTATTCCAGAAGCACCTTATTCCACATGCTATTTCAGGGCGCCCTTCCTTTACGTAAATTACAGAAATCTACTGTTCAAAGTCCCTCTTCCGAAGGATCGAAAAACGTTTTTCTTTCCGTCTGAAACCACAAACTGTTGAAGATCCTCCTGGAAGTCCAGCGGCTTgatagggagatggaaagagagggggggcgggaggtgtagagagagaagggggtagaaggacagaaagagagagagagagacagaagtagagagagagagaaagagaatggcgcGCCACCAATTATTCCCCTGTATCTTGTATTCCGCATGTCGCGCGCTTGCTcgagtgtatgtatttgtatgtgtgcgtacacacacacaaaattagataatgaaagagagagagggaaaagagaaaaagaacgaaatatgtagaacgagagagagagaaaaaaaatacaaacaggtTTACAAatgatttcatatacatatatgcacattaatATTATTCACATCTGTTTTGTTTATCCACACACGCAAGCTCTCTTTGCCTATTTCTCTCTCaatccacacatatattttgtatttgtttatatgtgtgtgtgtagcacacacacaaacacacaggcacatatatatgtacatatacattatacatacatacatagctcaCAGCTCACTACGAGAGATTTTAGCAAACTTCAATATTTTCATAGATAATGTCTGGATCTTATATACCGTTTTAAATCACAAAGGAGAAAACACACTTCATACTTTAGtgataatacaaaatgaatgcatagcatttattgcaaaaataaatatatacattaaaatctaAAGAAGTGGGATCCACTTAGGAGTTCgcgtattatatatcaattaaattCATGTGTACGTAACAGAATTTAGGAAAAGGTGGTTTTGGAAAAGGACGAGACAGAGTGAAAAACCAATGCAAGGTCGCCGAAGCCTCTTGGAATTCAAGAGCAAGCTTTGCGCTTAGAAAGGAGCGCCGTAGGAGTTGGAGGGGGCGGCGGGCGCGCCATAGCCGTTGCCGTTGCTGGCTCCGTTGCCGTTGCTTCCGTTGCCGTTGGAGCCATAGCCGTTGCTTCCGTTCCTGCCGTTGCCGTTGCTTCCGTTCCTGCCGTTGCCGTTTGATCCGTAGCCGTTTCCGTTTCCATTGAGGATGCCGTTGGTGGCGGCAGCGTAGCCATAGCCAGCACTGGGAACGACTCCGATGAGTTCGTTGACGGAGTAGAAGCTCTCAGCTTGAGAacagtccacgttgaaccaccagtcacataccaggtactgctggttgaagatggTACCGTTGGGGCACAGGAACGAGTCCTGTTGGCGCCTGAGGGCGCGGTCCTGGCAGATATGGAACACCTGGCAGCCGGCTTCAGGCGCAGTGTCGGCGTAATAACCTTGCACCGCCTGGGTATCGCACGAGAAGCCGGTGTCGGGCACGGAAGCCAAGATGGGGTAGTCCTCGCCGGGGACGCCGCCCCCAGGAATGTTCTCGGCCAAAGCGGCAATCTCAGGGTCTACTCCGTAAGCGCCGTTGGGCGGACCATAGGTGTTGCTGGGGGGAGCATAACCGTTGCGAGGGGCAGGGGCTCCGAAACCGTTTCCGTTTCCGTTGAATCCGTTGGTGGGAGCCGAATACCCGTTGCCATTACCGTTACCGTTTCCGTTTCCGTTGAATCCGTTGGTGGGGGCCGAATACCCGTTGCCATTACCGTTACCATTTCCGTTTCCGTTGAATCCGTTGGTGGGTGCTACATAACCGTTGCCATTTCCGTTGAAGCCGTTAAGTTTGTCTGCCGCGACGAGGCCGACGATTGCTGAAAGAAGGGAAATCAAtattgaaaaaagtaataacgaaAGAATACaaatagagaatgaaagaatgataagaaaaatgacgaGCAATATGAGGAGGAGCATGATGAACCAGATATTTAATCTTACTTAATAAAATCAGTGATTTCATCGTAAGAGAAGGAATTTCTGTGAAATACGAGATGAAAAAAGCAAGACGAGCTATATATACCGGCGGAAGGACTTGGCTCCGCCCACCGCCCTTGGATCAGGAAGGAATCATGAAGTGCATGAACCAAGgcggatcgggggggggggggttaagaggaaagagagagtgagagaagagagagaggatcacacacatatatatatacacacacacgcacataaatatatatatatatatatatatatatatatatatatatatatatatatatatatatatatgtgtgtgtatatatatgtatatatgtatatatatatatatatatatatatatatatatatatatatatatatatacacacaaacagttgtgtatataagtaaatacatttaaatacatacacatagatatgtgtctatatatgtatatacatatatgtataatacatatacaaatatatatatatatatatatatatatatatatatatatatatatatatatatatatacacaaatatgtatatatatacaaatatgtgtgtatatatgtatgtattgtttatatatatatctatatgtatgtatgtatgtattgtatatatatagatattaatatatatacaaatatgtatatatacgagtatatatgtatgtattatgtatatatatacatatatatgtatctatgtattgtgtatcttatacggtaggttcatgtttgaaccgccatggtcacagcatgatacttgtagttttcatgttgtgatgctcttggagtgagtacgtggtagggtccccagttcctttccacggagagtgccggtgttaccttttaggtgtatatatacacataaatctatagataaatagataaacagatatgtacacatgcacacacacacacacacacacacacacacacacacacacacacacacacacacacacacacacacacacatatatatatatatatatatatatatatatatatatatatatatatatatatatatatatatatatgcataattacaagaaaaatatTACACGTTCTTATATTGAAATACTGAACGTTCATTGCTATTCATAAACTTCGTCAGCTCATTACATCATTTATCCCGCCGCATTCGTATAaacaattatatgttatattacgaTGTGAATATTAATTCTAGACAACGTCGTTAACTTTGATACGTGGGAGAAGAGCGACTGACAGACGAGATCGGCTGTGACACTCTTTCTACCCTATAGATTTATATACGTGATACGTTTCTGCTTATCCTATATTACTGTACCTTGTAACCgtctttgtaaaaataataaccaccGTAACCAAAGTGTCCACCTGCGACCTACCCTACCTTTTCAGAGGACGCGCCAGCCCAGGACCACTTATGCCCTTCCTTGCGTTGGAACCCATGCTTATATGCCGTTTCAGGGATGCCCTATTTCACATGCCACTTCAGGGGCACCCTATTTCAAATGCTATTTCACGACTGTCCTTTTTTCATCCACTAATCCAGGAAAAACTCGTTTCACATATGATTCAGGAGCAACTTCCTGCACATAACCAACTGGAGATTCACTGTTCCTGTGATGGATCGAAAATGtacatattttctctttccgCTTGACACTGCAAGCTGTGGAACCGCACACGTGCCTAGCCTTTGAAAGTCATCCTGGAACTCCAGCGGCTGgaattaacatgaaaaagggagaTATCTTTGGGGCCGTTTACTCTTACAATTCCTCTATTCGACATATCGTGCGc
It encodes the following:
- the LOC119580436 gene encoding protein qua-1-like isoform X4; translation: MKSLILLTIVGLVAADKLNGFNGNGNGYVAPTNGFNGNGNGNGNGNGYSAPTNGFNGNGNGNGNGNGYSAPTNGFNGNGNGNGNGYSAPTNGFNGNGNGNGNANGYSAPTNGFNGNGNGNGYSAPTNGFNGNGNGNGNGNGYSAPTNGFNGNGNGFGAPAPRNGYAPPSNTYGTPNGAYGVDPEIAALAENIPGGGVPGEDYPILASVPDTGFSCDAQAVQGYYADTAPEAGCQVFHICQDRALRRQQDSFLCPNGTIFNQQYLVCDWWFNVDCSQAENFYSVNELIGVVPNAGYAYAAATNGILNGNGNGYGPNGNGANGNGRNGANRYTSNGNGSNGNGRNGSNGYGSNGNGSNGNGRNGSNGNGNGSNGNGYGAPAAPSNSYGAPF
- the LOC119580436 gene encoding pro-resilin-like isoform X2, with protein sequence MKSLILFTIVGLVAADKLNGFNGNGNGYVAPTNGFNGNGNGNGNGNGYSAPTNGFNGNGNGNGNGNGYSAPTNGFNGNGNGNGNGNGYSAPTNGFNGNGNGNGNANGYSAPTNGFNGNGNGNGYSAPTNGFNGNGNGNGNGNGYSAPTNGFNGNGNGFGAPAPRNGYAPPSNTYGTPNGAYGVDPEIAALAENIPGGGVPGEDYPILASVPDTGFSCDAQAVQGYYADTAPEAGCQVFHICQDRALRRQQDSFLCPNGTIFNQQYLVCDWWFNVDCSQAENFYSVNELIGVVPNAGYAYAAATNGILNGNGNGYGPNGNGANGNGRNGANRYTSNGNGSNGNGRNGSNGYGSNGNGSNGNGRNGSNGNGNGSNGNGYGAPAAPSNSYGAPF
- the LOC119580436 gene encoding trihydrophobin-like isoform X6, giving the protein MKSLILFTIVGLVAADKLNGFNGNGNGYVAPTNGFNGNGNGNGNGNGYSAPTNGFNGNGNGNGNGNGYSAPTNGFNGNGNGFGAPAPRNGYAPPSNTYGTPNGAYGVDPEIAALAENIPGGGVPGEDYPILASVPDTGFSCDAQAVQGYYADTAPEAGCQVFHICQDRALRRQQDSFLCPNGTIFNQQYLVCDWWFNVDCSQAENFYSVNELIGVVPNAGYAYAAATNGILNGNGNGYGPNGNGANGNGRNGANRYTSNGNGSNGNGRNGSNGYGSNGNGSNGNGRNGSNGNGNGSNGNGYGAPAAPSNSYGAPF
- the LOC119580436 gene encoding pro-resilin-like isoform X7 yields the protein MKSLILLTIVGLVAADKLNGFNGNGNGYVAPTNGFNGNGNGNGNGNGYSAPTNGFNGNGNGNGNANGYSAPTNGFNGNGNGFGAPAPRNGYAPPSNTYGPPNGAYGVDPEIAALAENIPGGGVPGEDYPILASVPDTGFSCDAQAVQGYYADTAPEAGCQVFHICQDRALRRQQDSFLCPNGTIFNQQYLVCDWWFNVDCSQAESFYSVNELIGVVPSAGYGYAAATNGILNGNGNGYGSNGNGNGRKGSNGYGSNGNGSNGNGNGRNGSNGYGSNGNGSNGNGASNGNGYGAPAAPSNSYGAPF
- the LOC119580436 gene encoding pro-resilin-like isoform X1 yields the protein MKSLILLTIVGLVAADKLNGFNGNGNGYVAPTNGFNGNGNGNGNGNGYSAPTNGFNGNGNGNGNGNGYSAPTNGFNGNGNGNGNGNGYSAPTNGFNGNGNGNGNANGYSAPTNGFNGNGNGNGYSAPTNGFNGNGNGNGNGNGYSAPTNGFNGNGNGFGAPAPRNGYAPPSNTYGTPNGAYGVDPEIAALAENIPGGGVPGEDYPILASVPDTGFSCDAQAVQGYYADTAPEAGCQVFHICQDRALRRQQDSFLCPNGTIFNQQYLVCDWWFNVDCSQAENFYSVNELIGVVPNAGYAYAAATNGILNGNGNGYGPNGNGANGNGRNGANRYTSNGNGSNGNGRNGSNGYGSNGNGSNGNGRNGSNGNGNGSNGNGYGAPAAPSNSYGAPF
- the LOC119580436 gene encoding trihydrophobin-like isoform X5 codes for the protein MKSLILLTIVGLVAADKLNGFNGNGNGYVAPTNGFNGNGNGNGNGNGYSAPTNGFNGNGNGNGNANGYSAPTNGFNGNGNGNGYSAPTNGFNGNGNGNGNGNGYSAPTNGFNGNGNGFGAPAPRNGYAPPSNTYGTPNGAYGVDPEIAALAENIPGGGVPGEDYPILASVPDTGFSCDAQAVQGYYADTAPEAGCQVFHICQDRALRRQQDSFLCPNGTIFNQQYLVCDWWFNVDCSQAENFYSVNELIGVVPNAGYAYAAATNGILNGNGNGYGPNGNGANGNGRNGANRYTSNGNGSNGNGRNGSNGYGSNGNGSNGNGRNGSNGNGNGSNGNGYGAPAAPSNSYGAPF